In Kordiimonas sp. SCSIO 12610, the following are encoded in one genomic region:
- a CDS encoding amidohydrolase family protein has translation MVNPLRVFMLSSLIAITTSCAPSNEHEKHQQFDTVIINGTVFSGNPDDNGQTLDIGIKDERIVFIGDLGNTSYKTEKTIDASGHIVSPGFIDPHTHALGDLQNTDTSINVNYLTQGVTTVFVGNDGGGPVDTEAVMADVKAKSPGTNVAFFIGHGKVRSHVVGDDARAPSTDELKRMRELVHASMEAGAVGLSSGLFYDPGSFSETAEVIALAEEIAPYGGVYDTHLRDESAYNIGLIASVEEAIEIGRQSGAKVHLAHIKALGTVVWGQSADIIKIVEAAHSEGLKVTADQYPWRASGTRISNALVPIWAKDGGNDAMIARLADPTLADRLKQDMEEALKIRGGPDALLVVDSPLEDIKGKTLREIAEERKLTFVDAAKEIIIAGNARVASFNMNDDDIRAFMAQPWVMTSSDGTNGHPRKYASFPRKYTQYIKDNQNHAPVMDLGRFIHQSSGLTAETFSLCDRGYIREGYIADITIFDPDRYADKADFYNATLLSEGVTDLLVNGVQMIEAGRLTGNRSGQVLKRDNCNFKKP, from the coding sequence ATGGTTAATCCTTTACGTGTTTTCATGCTATCAAGTTTAATAGCCATAACTACATCGTGTGCTCCTTCAAACGAGCATGAGAAACATCAACAGTTTGATACAGTTATCATTAATGGAACTGTTTTTTCTGGAAATCCTGATGATAACGGGCAAACCCTTGACATTGGTATCAAGGATGAACGGATTGTCTTCATTGGCGACTTAGGTAATACGAGCTACAAAACCGAAAAAACAATCGATGCATCCGGTCATATTGTTTCACCCGGCTTTATAGACCCCCACACTCATGCGCTTGGTGATCTGCAAAACACCGACACAAGCATAAATGTTAATTATTTAACACAAGGGGTTACAACTGTATTTGTTGGCAACGATGGAGGCGGCCCTGTTGATACCGAAGCTGTTATGGCCGATGTCAAAGCAAAATCACCAGGAACGAACGTTGCATTCTTCATCGGTCACGGCAAAGTCAGAAGCCATGTTGTCGGCGATGATGCACGAGCACCCAGCACTGATGAGCTTAAGCGAATGCGTGAACTTGTTCATGCTTCGATGGAAGCGGGCGCAGTTGGTTTGTCGTCAGGTCTTTTTTATGATCCCGGCAGTTTTTCAGAAACAGCAGAGGTCATCGCGCTAGCAGAAGAAATAGCGCCATATGGCGGCGTTTATGACACCCATCTGCGCGATGAAAGCGCTTATAACATTGGCCTTATCGCATCCGTAGAAGAAGCAATTGAAATCGGCCGCCAAAGCGGTGCAAAAGTCCATTTGGCCCACATTAAGGCGCTTGGAACGGTTGTTTGGGGACAAAGTGCAGACATTATAAAGATCGTGGAAGCCGCACATAGTGAAGGCTTGAAAGTAACCGCTGATCAATATCCTTGGCGTGCATCAGGAACACGCATCTCAAATGCGCTGGTTCCCATATGGGCTAAAGACGGTGGTAACGATGCGATGATTGCGCGCCTTGCGGACCCCACACTCGCGGATCGCCTCAAGCAAGACATGGAAGAAGCCTTGAAAATCCGCGGCGGACCAGATGCCTTGTTGGTTGTAGATAGCCCACTCGAAGACATTAAAGGTAAAACACTTCGGGAAATCGCGGAAGAGAGAAAACTGACTTTTGTTGATGCCGCTAAAGAAATCATAATTGCCGGCAACGCGCGTGTTGCATCATTCAATATGAATGACGATGATATAAGAGCGTTTATGGCTCAACCTTGGGTGATGACAAGCTCTGACGGCACAAATGGGCATCCCCGTAAATACGCCAGTTTCCCGCGAAAATATACGCAGTATATCAAAGATAATCAAAATCATGCACCGGTAATGGATTTAGGGCGTTTCATTCATCAAAGCAGCGGGTTAACCGCAGAAACTTTTTCGCTTTGTGATCGTGGGTATATCCGGGAAGGCTACATTGCCGATATAACCATCTTTGACCCTGATCGTTATGCAGATAAGGCCGATTTTTATAACGCTACACTTCTCAGTGAGGGCGTAACCGACTTATTGGTCAATGGCGTTCAAATGATTGAAGCTGGTCGCTTAACGGGCAATCGCTCAGGCCAAGTTCTGAAACGCGACAATTGTAATTTCAAGAAACCATAA
- a CDS encoding TonB-dependent receptor domain-containing protein, translating to MRGRNLLRSILLGSISLSAAQGVYAQNSSQDAGTDEDEVFEEIVVTGTQIKGSDIAGSLPVTVLDSEAFKENGFSTGEDILRAIPQVGSIGFGAVRGGITGVNAARGDIASFNLRSIGEGNTLVLINGRRTVLHPITQTSSFDGVPVTTSNANALPPGAIERVEVLRDGAAALYGADAVAGVVNYLLQDDFTGTQVTGRIGFEEDGGQEDFNFKVTHGFDLNEGRTNIVVSASYDNRSGFNALQKDFINSEDLRSLVPEEFAGDLSLDNRSSLEVTPFFDLDGIGTFHLRPTNLTADNGSLLGAAQCGGRGLTPESVQLTDGLQSLCIDSGSHNRALRPNRLAQRTLIPDNERVNIFGFAKHEINSNLEAYAEVSYYYAQTERTFEQASILSNGRFFVPADYFYNPFGPVTFADGRVNPNRLPGLDPNVVPEEGLGFELLSLRPVDLGPREIEVTSYSYRFLGGLRGNWGEWDFDTAVLYSAADTIDRFSNRISTSLLQQSLSLDTPDAYNIFTGVNPSDPSSIVDLTVNPRSVIEPFLVDGFRDAESSLFLADFKVSNPSVFELPAGGVGVAAGIEYRRETLDENNSAIFDGSQPFIDPLDTSLAPGEVTNLSNLQGSSVRPDFNGDRNVFSAYAEALIPVVRDAPLAQSIDIQLAGRYERFSGFGDIFRPKFALSWFPIQEIQFRGAYSLGFRAPNLVQLNSPATSITTGVDDYAEGILLGTGDINNGPDNGNYILETAGNPDLEPERTKNLSLGVVIEPTPGLIITADFWRIEQNGTVGVFSDENESRLDAVLRAQGSFNPSVIRGTPDEDNPLGEILIIQRSFENLGQRITRGLDFGINYSFETDIGGFNIDLNAARLLAFNQAPSGAAQALVDFGANPDVLGAAVGSALEIEFFPKWRGTGRLTWNSNDGLWGASLFANYVGEVFEPTVTDPNGNFFQVDDQIRVNTSIVRRDLFIEDTTIRIGVNNLFDVDPPLADESFGFEGELHSPLGRLFFVDYTINF from the coding sequence ATGCGGGGCAGAAACTTACTCCGTTCAATTTTACTAGGATCTATTAGCCTAAGTGCTGCGCAAGGTGTGTACGCACAAAATTCATCACAAGACGCAGGCACTGACGAGGACGAAGTTTTCGAAGAAATCGTCGTGACCGGTACTCAGATTAAGGGCTCAGACATAGCAGGTTCTCTTCCTGTTACTGTTCTAGACAGCGAAGCCTTCAAGGAAAATGGCTTTTCAACCGGTGAAGACATTCTCAGAGCTATACCACAAGTTGGTTCCATTGGATTTGGTGCCGTAAGGGGCGGTATTACTGGTGTCAACGCAGCTCGGGGTGATATCGCATCTTTCAACCTGAGAAGTATCGGCGAAGGTAATACACTCGTACTTATTAATGGCCGCAGAACTGTGTTGCACCCAATTACCCAAACAAGTTCGTTTGACGGTGTACCTGTAACAACATCAAACGCTAATGCCCTGCCACCGGGCGCGATTGAGCGCGTTGAGGTTCTTCGGGACGGCGCAGCAGCACTATACGGTGCAGACGCAGTAGCAGGCGTTGTAAACTATTTACTGCAAGATGATTTCACAGGCACGCAAGTTACTGGCCGAATTGGGTTTGAAGAAGACGGTGGCCAGGAAGATTTCAACTTCAAGGTAACTCATGGTTTCGACCTTAATGAAGGTAGAACCAATATAGTTGTATCTGCAAGTTACGACAATCGCAGTGGTTTCAATGCATTGCAAAAAGACTTTATCAACTCTGAAGACCTTAGAAGCCTCGTTCCAGAAGAATTTGCTGGTGACTTATCGCTCGACAACAGATCAAGCTTAGAGGTAACTCCTTTCTTTGATCTGGATGGTATTGGCACTTTCCATCTTCGCCCAACAAACCTTACCGCTGATAATGGTTCACTACTCGGTGCTGCTCAGTGTGGTGGTCGTGGATTGACCCCGGAATCAGTTCAGCTAACAGATGGACTACAAAGCCTCTGTATTGACTCAGGAAGCCATAACCGCGCTCTTCGCCCAAACAGATTGGCGCAAAGAACGCTCATTCCGGATAATGAACGCGTAAATATCTTCGGCTTTGCCAAGCATGAAATTAATTCTAATCTCGAAGCGTATGCTGAGGTTTCTTACTATTATGCTCAAACAGAGCGTACATTTGAGCAAGCTAGTATCCTCAGTAATGGACGCTTCTTTGTTCCTGCTGATTATTTCTATAACCCGTTCGGCCCTGTTACCTTTGCTGACGGCAGAGTTAATCCAAACCGGTTACCTGGCCTTGATCCAAACGTTGTTCCGGAAGAAGGTTTAGGGTTTGAACTCTTAAGTCTACGTCCTGTTGACCTTGGCCCACGTGAAATCGAAGTCACAAGCTACAGCTATCGTTTCTTAGGTGGCTTACGCGGTAACTGGGGCGAGTGGGATTTCGATACTGCAGTCCTCTACAGCGCAGCAGATACTATTGACCGCTTCTCTAACCGGATTTCAACATCTCTGCTACAGCAATCACTCAGCCTCGACACACCGGACGCTTACAACATTTTCACTGGTGTTAACCCAAGTGACCCGTCAAGCATTGTTGACCTAACAGTTAACCCGCGTTCAGTTATCGAACCGTTCCTGGTTGATGGTTTCCGTGATGCAGAATCATCCCTATTCCTTGCTGACTTTAAGGTTTCAAACCCATCTGTGTTTGAATTACCAGCAGGCGGCGTCGGCGTAGCGGCTGGTATCGAATATCGCCGTGAGACATTGGATGAAAACAACTCTGCTATTTTTGATGGTAGCCAACCGTTTATTGACCCCCTAGACACAAGCCTTGCGCCAGGCGAAGTAACAAATCTATCCAACCTTCAGGGTAGTAGTGTTCGCCCGGACTTCAACGGTGACCGGAATGTTTTTTCTGCTTATGCTGAAGCACTCATTCCTGTTGTCAGAGACGCTCCTCTTGCGCAAAGCATTGATATTCAGCTTGCAGGTCGTTACGAGCGCTTCTCTGGCTTTGGTGATATCTTTAGGCCTAAGTTTGCCCTTTCTTGGTTCCCAATTCAGGAAATCCAGTTCCGCGGTGCTTACTCGCTTGGCTTCAGAGCACCTAACCTGGTTCAGCTGAATTCACCAGCAACATCAATTACAACGGGTGTTGACGATTACGCAGAAGGTATCTTGCTAGGCACTGGTGATATCAACAACGGGCCAGATAACGGTAACTATATTCTGGAAACAGCAGGTAACCCTGACCTGGAGCCAGAACGCACTAAAAACCTAAGCTTGGGTGTCGTTATAGAACCAACACCAGGTCTGATCATTACAGCTGATTTCTGGCGTATTGAACAAAATGGTACTGTTGGCGTATTTAGCGATGAAAACGAATCTCGTTTGGATGCGGTATTGAGAGCACAAGGCTCATTCAACCCATCTGTTATTCGTGGCACTCCGGATGAAGATAACCCACTTGGCGAAATCTTGATCATTCAACGTAGCTTCGAAAACCTTGGCCAACGTATTACTCGCGGCCTTGATTTTGGCATCAACTACAGCTTTGAAACTGATATCGGTGGCTTCAATATTGATTTGAATGCAGCACGTTTGTTGGCGTTCAATCAAGCACCGAGCGGTGCGGCTCAAGCGCTTGTAGACTTCGGTGCAAACCCTGATGTTCTTGGTGCAGCCGTTGGTTCTGCTCTTGAAATCGAGTTCTTCCCAAAATGGCGGGGCACAGGCCGATTAACATGGAACAGTAATGATGGCCTTTGGGGTGCATCTTTATTCGCAAATTATGTCGGTGAAGTTTTTGAGCCAACTGTGACAGACCCAAATGGGAACTTCTTCCAGGTTGACGACCAAATTCGCGTTAACACATCGATTGTACGTAGAGATTTGTTCATAGAAGACACTACAATCCGGATTGGTGTGAATAACCTATTTGATGTGGACCCACCGCTAGCCGACGAAAGCTTTGGCTTTGAAGGTGAATTACACTCCCCGCTCGGCCGTTTGTTCTTTGTTGATTATACAATTAACTTCTAA